One window of the Chryseotalea sp. WA131a genome contains the following:
- the dnaK gene encoding molecular chaperone DnaK, whose translation MGKIIGIDLGTTNSCVAVMEGNEPVVIANSEGRRTTPSIVGFLDNGKGERKVGDPAKRQAITNPKNTVSSIKRFMGKKFGEVTGEKKMVSYEVESGNNDTVRVRIGDRMYTPQEISAMILQKMKSTAEDYLGTTVTEAIITVPAYFNDAERQATKEAGQIAGLDVKRIINEPTAAALAYGLDKKNKDMKIAVYDLGGGTFDVSILELGDGVFEVKSTNGDVHLGGDDFDMRIMNWLADEFKSDKNIDLRKDPMALQRLKEASEKAKIELSSGNETEINLPYITSVDGVPEHLVKKLSRAKFEQLCDDLIKRTLDPCKKAVADSGYSVSQIDEVILVGGSTRIPRIQEEVEKFFGKKPSKGVNPDEVVAVGAAIQGGVLTGEVKDVLLLDVTPLSLGIETMGGVMTKLIESNTTIPSKKSEVFSTASDSQPSVEIHVLQGERPMARDNRTIGRFHLDGIPPAPRGVPQIEVTFDIDANGILHVSAKDKGTGKEQKIRIEASSGLTDAEIQKMKQEAQANADSDKKEKEKIEKINQADSLIFQTEKQLKEFGDKLSEGNKSAINGALIKLKEAHASQDLAAIDTAMNALNTAWTAASQEMYAQGGAQPNAGANPTDNGSNNSGAGANAGNGNATDVEYEEVK comes from the coding sequence ATGGGCAAAATAATTGGAATAGACTTAGGAACCACCAACAGTTGCGTGGCCGTAATGGAAGGCAACGAACCTGTGGTGATTGCCAATAGCGAAGGCAGAAGGACAACCCCTTCCATCGTGGGCTTTTTGGACAATGGTAAAGGCGAACGCAAAGTGGGCGACCCTGCCAAGCGTCAGGCTATTACCAATCCCAAAAATACCGTTTCGTCTATCAAACGCTTCATGGGTAAAAAATTCGGTGAAGTGACTGGCGAAAAGAAAATGGTTTCATACGAAGTGGAAAGCGGAAACAACGACACCGTGCGCGTGCGCATTGGTGACAGAATGTACACTCCGCAAGAAATCTCAGCAATGATTTTGCAGAAAATGAAAAGCACTGCAGAAGATTATCTTGGAACTACGGTAACGGAAGCAATTATTACAGTGCCTGCTTATTTCAACGATGCAGAACGCCAGGCGACAAAAGAAGCCGGGCAAATTGCTGGTTTGGACGTAAAGCGTATCATTAACGAGCCAACTGCTGCGGCATTGGCTTACGGATTAGATAAGAAGAACAAAGACATGAAAATTGCGGTGTACGACCTTGGCGGTGGTACATTCGATGTGTCGATATTGGAATTGGGCGATGGCGTGTTTGAAGTGAAATCGACCAATGGAGATGTACACTTGGGTGGTGATGACTTTGACATGCGCATTATGAATTGGTTGGCCGATGAGTTTAAGTCGGATAAAAACATTGACCTACGCAAAGACCCGATGGCGCTTCAACGCTTGAAAGAAGCTTCTGAAAAAGCGAAGATAGAATTGTCTAGCGGCAACGAAACAGAAATCAACTTACCTTATATCACTTCAGTGGATGGTGTGCCCGAACACTTGGTGAAAAAATTGAGCCGTGCCAAGTTTGAGCAACTGTGCGATGACTTGATCAAGCGCACGTTGGATCCTTGCAAAAAGGCAGTGGCCGATTCGGGTTATTCCGTTTCTCAAATCGATGAAGTGATTTTAGTAGGTGGTTCGACACGTATCCCTCGCATACAAGAAGAAGTAGAAAAGTTCTTCGGCAAGAAACCATCGAAGGGTGTAAACCCTGATGAAGTAGTAGCGGTGGGTGCTGCCATTCAAGGCGGTGTGTTGACTGGTGAGGTAAAAGATGTACTGTTGTTGGACGTTACACCACTTTCTTTGGGGATTGAAACCATGGGTGGTGTAATGACTAAATTGATTGAGTCAAATACTACGATTCCATCTAAGAAATCAGAAGTTTTCTCAACCGCTTCCGACAGTCAGCCTTCAGTAGAAATTCACGTGTTGCAAGGCGAGCGTCCGATGGCCCGTGACAACCGCACGATTGGACGTTTCCACTTAGATGGAATTCCACCTGCCCCGCGTGGCGTACCTCAAATCGAAGTAACTTTTGATATTGATGCCAACGGGATTTTGCATGTATCAGCCAAAGACAAAGGCACTGGTAAAGAACAAAAAATCCGTATCGAAGCTAGCAGCGGTTTAACGGATGCCGAAATCCAAAAGATGAAGCAAGAGGCTCAAGCCAATGCGGACAGCGATAAGAAAGAGAAAGAGAAGATTGAGAAAATCAACCAGGCAGATTCACTGATTTTCCAAACGGAAAAACAACTGAAAGAATTTGGAGACAAACTTTCAGAAGGAAACAAATCAGCGATCAACGGTGCACTGATAAAATTGAAAGAAGCGCATGCCAGCCAAGACTTAGCAGCGATTGATACTGCCATGAATGCACTCAACACAGCCTGGACGGCTGCTTCGCAAGAGATGTATGCCCAAGGTGGTGCACAACCCAATGCAGGTGCAAACCCAACCGATAACGGTAGCAATAATTCTGGTGCAGGCGCGAATGCCGGAAATGGCAATGCTACTGATGTGGAGTATGAAGAAGTGAAATAG
- a CDS encoding YceI family protein, producing MKLRSIILGIIVSVLCVYCVGKKPAESTADVEQATALTGVKFQLDTINSVIEWIGSAPGNYQHNGILKFSNGTLGVIEKSITSGELNVNMKSISALDQTGKDKSNLEGHLMNEDFFEVEKFPKGSFQFLRTSSVSDSAGYSLQVEGNLTLKNVTLPVTFRAKAEVIEGSLVAESSAFKIDRTKWGIVYHSGVIGTIKDELINDEIILKVKLSATKQNL from the coding sequence ATGAAACTAAGGTCAATCATTCTCGGCATCATCGTATCAGTACTATGCGTCTATTGCGTGGGCAAGAAGCCAGCCGAATCAACAGCCGATGTTGAACAAGCGACAGCTCTTACAGGAGTTAAATTCCAATTAGATACCATCAACAGTGTGATCGAATGGATTGGATCGGCCCCCGGCAACTACCAACACAACGGCATTTTGAAATTTTCGAATGGTACGCTAGGCGTTATTGAAAAATCCATCACCAGCGGTGAATTGAACGTCAACATGAAATCGATTTCCGCTTTGGACCAAACGGGTAAGGACAAATCAAATTTAGAAGGCCATTTGATGAACGAAGACTTTTTTGAAGTGGAGAAATTCCCAAAAGGTTCTTTTCAGTTTTTGCGCACCAGCAGCGTTAGCGACAGTGCCGGCTATTCATTACAAGTGGAAGGTAATCTTACCTTAAAAAACGTAACACTGCCTGTTACGTTCAGGGCTAAAGCAGAAGTAATTGAAGGTAGTTTAGTGGCAGAGAGCTCTGCATTCAAAATAGACCGCACTAAATGGGGCATTGTATATCACTCAGGGGTGATTGGAACCATCAAAGATGAATTGATCAACGATGAGATTATTTTGAAAGTGAAACTCAGTGCCACCAAACAAAACTTATGA
- a CDS encoding aspartate kinase, producing the protein MLIVKFGGTSVGKPERMKKIAELVLGMPGKKIVVLSALSGTTNTLVRIGDALLAHQPATAQKEIADLEKHYLQFIQELFAAESHKAVGEEIVSRYFSLFRLLAAGKFDDRSYRELLAQGELISTELFYHHLQERKINSRLLPALHFMSIDENNEPELEKISERLVPILETIQADIIVTQGYICRNHKNEIDNLKRGGSDYTASLMGAAIRAEEIQIWTDIDGMHNNDPRIVKKTKPIAELTFDEASELAYFGAKILHPSTIVPAQKYGVPVRLKNTMEEKAPGTIISTKGSRAQVKAIAAKDGIIAINIKSSRMLLAYGFLRKVFEVFEKHKTPIDMISTSEVAVSVTIDDASHLNELLEELNNFGTIEVDKNQTIICMVGNALAEKEGVLKEVFTALGTVPVRMVSFGGSHNNISILVDTGHKEKALNLLNEGLFSF; encoded by the coding sequence ATGTTAATTGTAAAATTTGGAGGCACCTCAGTAGGCAAGCCCGAACGGATGAAAAAAATTGCTGAGTTGGTATTGGGCATGCCGGGGAAAAAGATTGTCGTGCTTTCTGCCCTAAGTGGCACTACCAATACCCTTGTCAGGATTGGTGACGCGTTGTTGGCGCATCAGCCCGCTACAGCACAAAAAGAAATTGCCGATTTAGAAAAGCATTATCTACAATTCATTCAAGAGCTGTTTGCCGCTGAAAGCCACAAAGCTGTAGGTGAAGAAATCGTGAGCCGCTATTTCAGTTTGTTTCGTTTGTTGGCGGCAGGGAAGTTTGACGACCGCAGCTATCGTGAATTACTCGCACAAGGCGAATTGATTTCTACCGAACTTTTCTATCATCATTTGCAAGAACGGAAAATCAACTCGCGGTTGTTGCCTGCGTTGCATTTTATGTCGATAGACGAAAACAACGAGCCTGAACTAGAGAAAATATCCGAGCGATTGGTTCCGATTCTGGAAACCATTCAAGCAGACATTATTGTTACGCAAGGGTACATCTGCCGAAACCATAAAAATGAAATCGATAACCTAAAACGTGGCGGTAGTGATTACACGGCTTCGCTGATGGGGGCTGCCATCCGAGCAGAAGAAATCCAAATCTGGACCGACATTGACGGCATGCACAACAATGACCCGCGCATCGTAAAAAAGACCAAGCCCATTGCTGAACTTACGTTTGACGAAGCAAGTGAACTGGCTTACTTTGGGGCGAAAATTTTACATCCATCCACGATCGTGCCGGCTCAGAAATATGGTGTACCCGTGCGATTGAAAAACACGATGGAAGAAAAAGCACCTGGCACCATCATCAGCACGAAGGGTTCGCGCGCGCAAGTAAAAGCCATTGCTGCCAAAGACGGCATAATCGCCATCAACATCAAATCATCTCGCATGTTGTTGGCGTATGGATTTTTGAGAAAGGTGTTTGAGGTATTTGAGAAACATAAAACACCTATTGATATGATTTCCACTTCGGAGGTGGCCGTATCGGTTACCATCGATGATGCCAGTCACTTAAATGAATTATTGGAAGAACTCAACAACTTCGGCACGATTGAAGTGGACAAAAACCAAACCATTATTTGCATGGTAGGCAACGCACTGGCCGAAAAAGAGGGCGTGTTGAAAGAAGTATTTACCGCTCTTGGCACTGTGCCTGTGCGCATGGTCTCTTTTGGCGGAAGCCATAACAACATTTCCATTTTGGTCGACACCGGTCATAAAGAGAAGGCACTGAATTTATTGAATGAGGGGTTGTTTAGTTTTTAG
- a CDS encoding amidophosphoribosyltransferase, translating into MSDTILHECGIALIRLRKPLSYYIEKYGTTYAMNKMYILMEKQHNRGQDGAGIANIKLDQKPGFRFFSRYRSIKPQPVAHLFKKIGKKYKKAQKEGKEKFRNEDWLKENVAFSGELWLGHLRYGTHGLNSIENVHPFLRQNNWRSRNLVMAGNFNMTNVEELFNVLVDLGQHPKDKVDTVTVMEKIGHFLDEEVQSLFQKYKDQFTNKEVSDIIENELNLQNVLRRACKDFDGGYTMAGMTGSGSAFVVRDPSGIRPAFYYTDEEIVVVASEKQAIKTAFNIDYDQIQEVKPGHALVINKDGSFAQHQVITPLEKTSCSFERIYFSRGTDPEIYQERKRLGKLLVPQILKSINFDLKNTIFSYIPNTAETAFLGMMAGIEEYLISKQKEIFIDGKPTVDSLEDILSFRPRMEKIVIKDVKLRTFITDDDHRDEMVAHVYDTTYEVVNKGKDTLVVIDDSIVRGTTLEKSILKMLDRLGPKKIVVVSSAPQIRFPDCYGIDMSKMGDFVAFRAVIKLLKEQGKDYLLGEVYEQCQQAKLEENPTNYVKRLYKEFSPEEISNKIADIVRPEGMKAELEVVYQTIENLHKAIPNHSGDWYFTGNYPTLGGMKVANKSYLNYMDGKLVRAY; encoded by the coding sequence ATGAGCGATACCATCCTTCACGAGTGCGGAATTGCCCTCATCCGTTTGCGAAAGCCCCTTTCTTACTACATCGAAAAGTATGGCACCACCTACGCCATGAACAAGATGTACATTCTAATGGAAAAGCAGCACAACCGCGGCCAAGATGGTGCCGGCATAGCCAACATAAAGCTCGACCAAAAACCGGGCTTTCGTTTTTTTAGCCGGTATCGATCCATCAAACCACAACCCGTGGCTCACTTATTTAAAAAAATTGGAAAAAAATATAAGAAGGCACAAAAAGAAGGGAAGGAAAAATTTAGGAACGAAGATTGGCTGAAAGAAAATGTAGCGTTTTCGGGCGAGCTGTGGCTCGGCCACTTGCGCTATGGCACACACGGACTGAACAGCATCGAAAACGTGCATCCCTTTCTTCGTCAAAATAACTGGCGAAGCCGCAATTTGGTAATGGCTGGCAACTTCAACATGACCAATGTGGAGGAGCTATTCAACGTGCTCGTAGACTTAGGTCAGCACCCCAAAGACAAAGTGGACACGGTGACGGTGATGGAAAAGATCGGTCACTTTTTAGATGAAGAAGTGCAAAGTCTGTTTCAGAAATACAAAGATCAGTTTACCAACAAAGAAGTTTCGGATATCATCGAGAACGAACTCAATCTGCAAAATGTGTTGAGGCGTGCGTGCAAAGATTTCGATGGCGGCTATACCATGGCGGGTATGACGGGCTCCGGCTCAGCCTTTGTGGTGCGCGACCCTTCGGGCATTCGGCCAGCATTTTATTATACGGATGAAGAGATTGTGGTGGTGGCTTCTGAAAAGCAAGCCATCAAAACTGCATTCAACATCGACTACGATCAAATTCAGGAAGTAAAACCGGGGCATGCGTTGGTCATCAACAAAGACGGATCGTTCGCACAGCATCAGGTGATCACTCCATTAGAAAAAACATCGTGCAGCTTTGAGCGGATTTATTTTTCGCGCGGAACCGATCCAGAAATTTACCAAGAGCGCAAACGCTTGGGTAAGTTGCTGGTGCCGCAAATTTTAAAGTCCATCAACTTCGATCTAAAGAATACCATCTTCTCGTATATCCCCAACACAGCCGAGACAGCCTTCTTGGGCATGATGGCTGGCATTGAAGAATACCTCATCAGCAAACAGAAAGAAATTTTTATTGACGGCAAACCAACGGTCGATTCGTTGGAAGATATTTTATCGTTCCGCCCGCGGATGGAAAAAATCGTAATCAAAGACGTGAAGCTACGCACCTTCATTACCGATGACGACCATCGCGATGAAATGGTGGCCCATGTGTACGACACCACCTATGAAGTGGTGAACAAAGGCAAAGACACCTTGGTAGTAATCGATGACTCGATTGTGCGAGGCACTACGCTCGAAAAAAGTATTTTAAAAATGCTCGATCGGCTGGGCCCAAAAAAAATTGTGGTGGTTTCATCCGCTCCTCAAATCCGCTTCCCAGACTGCTACGGTATTGACATGAGCAAGATGGGGGACTTTGTTGCCTTCCGCGCGGTGATCAAATTATTGAAAGAACAGGGCAAAGATTATTTGTTAGGTGAGGTGTACGAGCAGTGCCAGCAAGCGAAGTTGGAAGAAAATCCGACAAACTATGTCAAGCGACTGTACAAAGAATTTTCACCTGAAGAAATCTCCAACAAAATTGCAGACATCGTTCGCCCCGAAGGCATGAAAGCAGAACTTGAAGTGGTGTATCAAACCATCGAAAATCTGCATAAAGCCATCCCCAATCATTCGGGCGATTGGTATTTTACAGGTAACTACCCAACCCTAGGCGGCATGAAAGTGGCCAATAAATCTTACTTGAACTATATGGATGGGAAGTTGGTGAGGGCGTATTAG
- a CDS encoding PhoH family protein, with protein MIEKIITIEDIPLLDFLGAENKNIASLSQAFPKSRIISRGNEILLKGEEPEIILISSILQSLQDHFHQYGRVTEENVRGYIAQERPEDLPEDSTDGVILYGTKGSPIKPKTVNQQKLVQSVKDNDLVFALGPAGTGKTFISVALAVRALKNKAVKRIIITRPAVEAGENLGFLPGDLKEKIDPYLRPIYDALNDMVPHEKLKFYMEREIIEIAPLAYMRGRTLNNAFILLDEAQNTTPMQMKMFLTRMGPESKMIVTGDTSQIDLPSKQSSGLKEAVRILNQVKGIGFVELSGRDVVRHKLVRDIIEAYGSNNS; from the coding sequence TTGATCGAGAAAATTATTACCATCGAAGACATTCCGCTGCTGGATTTTTTAGGGGCTGAGAATAAGAACATCGCTTCTTTGTCGCAGGCATTTCCGAAGAGCCGCATCATTTCGCGCGGCAATGAAATCTTGCTGAAAGGCGAGGAGCCAGAAATCATCCTCATCAGTAGTATCCTTCAATCGCTGCAGGATCATTTTCACCAGTATGGCCGCGTAACGGAAGAAAATGTACGTGGCTACATTGCCCAAGAGCGGCCAGAAGATTTGCCTGAAGATTCTACCGATGGCGTGATTTTGTATGGAACGAAAGGCTCGCCCATCAAACCGAAAACAGTAAACCAGCAAAAGCTGGTGCAGTCGGTGAAGGACAATGATCTCGTATTTGCGTTGGGGCCAGCGGGAACGGGCAAAACATTTATCAGCGTAGCCTTGGCAGTGCGTGCCTTAAAAAATAAAGCCGTCAAGCGGATTATCATTACCCGACCGGCTGTGGAAGCGGGAGAGAACCTCGGCTTTTTGCCGGGCGACTTAAAAGAAAAAATCGATCCTTATTTGCGGCCGATTTATGATGCGCTCAACGACATGGTGCCGCACGAGAAATTGAAATTTTATATGGAGCGTGAGATCATTGAGATTGCCCCACTTGCTTATATGCGTGGACGCACACTCAACAACGCATTTATTTTGTTGGACGAAGCGCAGAACACCACGCCCATGCAGATGAAAATGTTCCTCACCCGCATGGGGCCAGAATCGAAAATGATTGTAACGGGCGATACCTCACAAATTGATTTGCCTTCGAAGCAAAGCTCAGGCCTGAAAGAAGCCGTGCGGATTTTAAATCAAGTAAAAGGAATTGGGTTTGTTGAGTTGAGTGGCCGCGATGTGGTGCGGCATAAATTGGTGAGGGATATTATTGAAGCGTATGGAAGTAATAATTCTTGA
- a CDS encoding SAM-dependent chlorinase/fluorinase, translated as MAIVTLLTDSGESDHYVAAIKSKVLTVNPGLTVVDISHKIAACDIGHGAFVLKSVFRDFPAGTVHLVGVDSIGNRDDFFIAIQLEDHFFVGVDNGLLGLISDKTPQQVVQLNSVNPIRTTFPEKDIFAPAAAKLASKVAITTLGKPLGTFKKMTDRHVKATKRLIAGHVIRVDHFGNLITNIPKDAFDVLSANKTFTIQFGGEKFRRIHKNYFDAEPGDCVLIFNSMGLLEIGMYKGNASELLGLKYDSPVNILFDE; from the coding sequence ATGGCCATTGTTACCTTATTAACGGACAGCGGAGAGAGTGACCATTATGTGGCCGCCATCAAATCCAAAGTGCTTACGGTAAACCCCGGCCTTACCGTGGTGGACATCAGCCATAAAATTGCTGCGTGCGATATAGGCCATGGGGCATTCGTTTTAAAGTCGGTGTTCCGCGATTTTCCAGCCGGCACCGTTCATTTGGTTGGGGTAGATTCCATCGGCAATCGAGATGATTTTTTTATTGCCATTCAATTAGAAGATCATTTTTTTGTGGGTGTTGATAATGGCCTATTGGGATTGATCAGCGATAAAACTCCGCAACAGGTAGTTCAATTAAATTCCGTCAATCCCATTCGCACCACCTTTCCTGAAAAAGATATTTTTGCGCCAGCGGCTGCCAAGTTGGCGAGCAAGGTGGCCATCACCACACTGGGTAAACCACTTGGTACGTTCAAAAAGATGACCGATCGGCATGTAAAAGCTACTAAGCGGTTGATTGCCGGTCATGTCATTCGTGTAGATCATTTTGGAAATTTGATTACCAATATCCCCAAAGATGCCTTTGATGTATTGAGTGCGAATAAAACATTTACCATTCAGTTTGGTGGTGAAAAATTCAGGCGCATTCATAAAAATTACTTCGATGCCGAGCCGGGCGATTGTGTGTTGATTTTTAATTCGATGGGATTGTTGGAGATTGGTATGTACAAAGGCAACGCGAGTGAATTACTAGGATTGAAATACGATAGCCCGGTGAATATTTTGTTTGATGAATAG
- a CDS encoding antibiotic biosynthesis monooxygenase, which translates to MLIRIVLMHFTEQGGKEFLEIFNAHKKAIRHFPGCSHLQLLKDIRDPNCYTTLSYWEKPESLENYRNSELFENVWSRVKPLFARRTEAFSLEKFIEL; encoded by the coding sequence ATGCTGATAAGAATTGTACTAATGCACTTTACCGAACAAGGGGGAAAAGAATTTTTAGAGATATTCAATGCCCACAAAAAAGCAATACGCCACTTTCCGGGGTGCTCTCATTTGCAATTGCTAAAAGACATTCGCGACCCCAACTGCTACACTACCTTAAGCTATTGGGAAAAACCAGAAAGCTTAGAAAATTACCGTAATTCTGAACTGTTCGAAAACGTGTGGAGCCGCGTGAAACCACTATTTGCAAGACGAACAGAGGCTTTTTCGCTCGAGAAATTTATTGAACTCTGA
- a CDS encoding sulfite exporter TauE/SafE family protein encodes MLTLKRNKKTLIPILSNLSTENFSIVISVALLLGMAKTGVHGAGMLSVPLLAIAFGGKVSSGLMLPMLLIADIFGVWYYHRHASFNYLKVLFPWAAVGVIAGSLAGNFIDDGVFKIIMATTIFISLIVMVWMELGGKEKVPDNIYLGRGSGFLGGFTSMIGNLAGTVMAVYFLSMRLPKNIFIGTTAWFFLVVNWFKVPFHVWVWHTIQLDSCLFALALTPAIIFGAFIGIYLVKKMSDLFYRWFIIGMTAVAALIMILK; translated from the coding sequence ATGCTTACTTTGAAGCGCAATAAAAAAACCTTGATCCCTATACTTTCAAACCTCAGCACCGAAAACTTCTCAATTGTAATATCGGTCGCCTTGCTATTGGGCATGGCCAAAACAGGCGTCCATGGAGCGGGCATGTTGTCGGTCCCTCTGCTTGCCATCGCCTTTGGCGGCAAGGTCTCGAGCGGACTGATGCTGCCCATGCTGTTGATCGCTGACATTTTTGGCGTGTGGTACTATCATCGTCACGCCTCGTTCAACTATTTAAAAGTCTTATTTCCATGGGCAGCTGTAGGCGTGATAGCGGGAAGTTTAGCGGGGAACTTTATCGATGACGGAGTTTTTAAAATCATCATGGCCACCACTATTTTCATCAGCTTAATTGTGATGGTTTGGATGGAGCTGGGTGGTAAAGAAAAAGTACCCGACAATATTTATTTGGGAAGAGGCTCTGGATTTTTGGGTGGTTTTACTTCCATGATCGGCAATTTGGCTGGCACGGTAATGGCCGTTTATTTTTTAAGCATGCGGCTACCTAAAAATATTTTCATTGGCACTACCGCTTGGTTTTTTCTGGTGGTGAATTGGTTTAAGGTACCTTTTCACGTGTGGGTGTGGCATACTATCCAGTTGGACTCTTGTTTGTTTGCTTTGGCGCTCACTCCTGCTATTATTTTTGGTGCTTTCATAGGTATTTATTTAGTCAAGAAAATGAGTGACCTTTTTTATCGTTGGTTCATCATTGGCATGACAGCTGTTGCCGCGTTGATTATGATTTTAAAATAG
- a CDS encoding peptidylprolyl isomerase codes for MQITKHKVASIHYTLTDNDGNVLDSSAGREPLTYIQGIGNLIAGMEEGLEGKTKGEKFNLKVSPEKGYGVKDDALTQKVPRSAFGTQEVKVGMQFQTNQGGVVTVTHVGLAEITVDANHPLAGVELNFAVEVLEIRNATDEEISHGHVHGPGGHHH; via the coding sequence ATGCAAATCACCAAGCACAAGGTGGCCTCTATCCACTATACATTAACCGATAACGATGGCAATGTGCTTGACAGCAGTGCAGGCCGCGAACCATTAACCTATATTCAAGGCATCGGCAACTTAATTGCAGGTATGGAAGAAGGACTGGAAGGAAAAACAAAGGGCGAAAAATTCAATCTGAAAGTTAGCCCCGAAAAAGGATATGGTGTAAAGGACGATGCTCTCACGCAAAAAGTACCGCGCAGCGCTTTTGGCACGCAAGAAGTAAAAGTGGGTATGCAATTTCAAACCAACCAAGGCGGTGTGGTCACCGTCACTCACGTAGGTTTAGCTGAAATTACCGTTGATGCCAATCACCCATTGGCGGGAGTAGAACTTAATTTTGCAGTAGAGGTTTTGGAAATACGCAATGCTACCGATGAAGAAATTTCTCATGGTCACGTGCACGGTCCAGGTGGGCATCATCATTGA
- the kdsB gene encoding 3-deoxy-manno-octulosonate cytidylyltransferase gives MSVTKRIIGIIPARFASSRLPGKPLVDLGGQSMIERVFKQAVQSKALKKVVVATDHIAIYDHVLSFGGNACMTDEQHPSGTDRCYEALEKEAEGYDYVINIQGDEPFIEASQIDLLAAQLDGKTQLATLIKRIDSEEQLYSMGEVKVTFNKNLEALYFSRAVIPFLHKVEQKEWLEQYDFYKHVGMYGYRSDVLKEITKLNLSALEKAESLEQLRWMENGFTVKVAITDVETMCIDTPEDLEKARAILAA, from the coding sequence ATGAGTGTCACAAAAAGAATTATAGGAATCATTCCTGCACGCTTTGCCTCTAGCCGACTGCCCGGCAAACCGTTGGTTGACTTAGGTGGGCAATCCATGATTGAACGTGTTTTCAAACAAGCAGTACAATCCAAAGCATTGAAAAAAGTAGTGGTAGCAACAGACCATATTGCAATTTATGATCATGTGCTTTCCTTTGGTGGGAATGCCTGCATGACGGATGAGCAGCACCCCAGTGGCACCGATCGATGCTATGAGGCATTGGAAAAGGAAGCAGAAGGGTACGACTACGTAATCAATATTCAAGGCGATGAACCTTTTATTGAAGCTTCGCAAATTGATTTGTTGGCCGCCCAATTGGATGGTAAAACACAATTGGCTACGCTTATAAAAAGGATTGATTCCGAAGAGCAACTCTATAGTATGGGTGAAGTAAAAGTTACGTTCAACAAAAACTTAGAAGCACTTTACTTTAGCCGTGCGGTCATTCCGTTTTTACACAAAGTGGAGCAAAAGGAGTGGCTTGAACAGTATGACTTTTATAAACACGTGGGCATGTACGGATACCGTTCCGATGTGTTGAAAGAAATCACAAAACTCAACTTATCAGCCTTGGAAAAAGCAGAATCGCTTGAACAATTACGATGGATGGAAAATGGTTTCACGGTAAAAGTGGCCATCACCGATGTGGAAACGATGTGCATCGATACGCCCGAGGATTTGGAAAAAGCAAGAGCTATTTTGGCAGCGTAA